One segment of Polyangiaceae bacterium DNA contains the following:
- a CDS encoding DUF4159 domain-containing protein, which produces MPSRISSWFVLAIAVVLLALVPRSSRAFGEEGAFNPRILLSGTARWEGARTTGPSRWSEELVRRTSAPARLIPTTVRADAPALLAEPFVVWAGETDIPPLTSREVAGLKRFIALGGVMFVDDFAPEVGAFGKAAKRELTRVLPDGAPVPVGPENVLFRSFYLLRRPVGRVEASPKLEVIMRGGQPQVIFSSHDLLGALARSPNGTHPFAVIPGGEPGREQAMRLAVNIAMYVLCSNYKDDQVHAPFLMRRRASEAR; this is translated from the coding sequence ATGCCTTCGCGTATTTCGTCATGGTTTGTCCTGGCCATCGCGGTCGTCTTGTTGGCGCTCGTCCCGCGTTCGTCACGCGCGTTCGGCGAAGAAGGCGCCTTCAATCCGCGCATTTTGCTCTCGGGAACGGCGCGCTGGGAAGGCGCGCGTACGACGGGTCCGTCGCGCTGGTCCGAAGAGCTCGTGCGCCGGACGAGCGCTCCGGCGCGGCTGATTCCCACGACGGTGCGCGCCGATGCGCCTGCGCTGCTTGCCGAGCCGTTCGTCGTGTGGGCCGGCGAAACCGACATTCCGCCGCTCACGTCGCGCGAGGTCGCGGGGCTCAAGCGCTTCATCGCGCTCGGTGGCGTCATGTTCGTCGACGACTTCGCCCCCGAGGTCGGTGCGTTCGGCAAGGCTGCGAAACGCGAGCTTACGCGCGTTCTGCCCGACGGTGCTCCAGTGCCCGTTGGACCTGAAAACGTTTTGTTCCGTTCGTTCTATCTCTTGCGTCGGCCCGTCGGTCGCGTGGAAGCGTCCCCGAAGCTCGAAGTCATCATGCGAGGGGGCCAGCCCCAGGTCATTTTCTCGTCGCATGATTTGCTCGGTGCGCTTGCGCGATCGCCCAATGGAACGCATCCCTTCGCGGTGATTCCGGGAGGCGAGCCAGGGCGTGAGCAAGCGATGCGTCTTGCGGTGAACATCGCCATGTACGTGCTCTGCTCGAACTACAAGGACGACCAAGTGCACGCGCCGTTTCTCATGCGGCGCAGGGCTTCGGAGGCTCGGTGA
- a CDS encoding type II toxin-antitoxin system MqsA family antitoxin, whose translation MKRQAQTQSCPVCGSVMVYERRDDLIEYRGHERTIKTLGFWCNNCGEGILTGKPLLASEKAYLAFKAEVDELERRAATAGETLARSRRARRRSPMSERLAAMVIEASANPIILAPEEIAHVRKKLRLSQKRASELLGGEHRAFHEYESGKVPISVPMSNLLRLLDNDPTRLEELTGPALVKAPRTSLASKTPAHSSEKPRTVVAVSQSDVRSPRRSPLPVGRSRATTRRTGTDS comes from the coding sequence ATGAAACGCCAAGCCCAAACGCAATCGTGCCCGGTGTGTGGGTCGGTCATGGTCTACGAGCGGCGGGACGATCTCATCGAATACAGGGGGCATGAACGCACGATCAAAACGCTCGGTTTTTGGTGCAACAATTGTGGAGAAGGTATTCTGACCGGAAAACCACTATTAGCGTCAGAAAAGGCGTATCTCGCGTTCAAGGCAGAGGTCGACGAATTGGAGAGACGTGCCGCGACCGCAGGTGAAACATTGGCGCGTTCACGTCGAGCTCGCAGACGATCGCCAATGTCGGAGCGACTCGCTGCAATGGTGATTGAAGCGTCTGCAAATCCGATAATACTGGCCCCCGAGGAAATCGCTCACGTGCGGAAAAAGCTTCGTTTGAGCCAAAAGCGAGCATCGGAGCTGCTCGGCGGAGAGCACCGTGCATTCCACGAGTATGAATCGGGTAAAGTCCCAATCAGTGTACCAATGAGCAACCTTCTGCGTTTGCTCGATAATGACCCCACGCGGCTAGAAGAGCTGACCGGACCGGCACTCGTCAAAGCGCCACGGACGAGTTTGGCAAGCAAGACACCCGCCCACTCATCCGAAAAACCTCGCACCGTCGTCGCCGTGTCGCAATCAGACGTTCGCAGTCCTCGTCGATCACCGCTGCCAGTCGGGCGCTCCCGAGCCACGACGCGCCGTACTGGAACCGATTCCTGA
- a CDS encoding type II toxin-antitoxin system MqsR family toxin, translating into MEKRKPHHSLEAIKAVFCTPEKLNITKTARNCARSLGINLDQVVAIVQSLSAKNFYKSMTSDLNSSIWQDVYHVAHGKTELYVKFTTDSRGYLLISLKEK; encoded by the coding sequence GTGGAGAAGAGAAAGCCTCACCACTCCCTGGAGGCCATCAAAGCCGTGTTTTGCACTCCAGAGAAGCTGAACATCACGAAAACCGCCCGGAACTGCGCCCGATCGCTGGGCATCAACCTTGATCAGGTAGTTGCGATCGTACAAAGTCTCTCGGCGAAAAACTTTTACAAGTCCATGACGAGTGACTTGAATTCGAGTATTTGGCAAGATGTTTATCACGTCGCCCATGGCAAGACCGAGTTGTATGTCAAATTCACGACCGACAGCCGAGGTTACCTTTTGATCTCGCTCAAGGAGAAATAA
- a CDS encoding AHH domain-containing protein, with translation MQTIWLFLRGFILWCAARRTTLGLLILGIFLAISTPACASTLPRERPVNTCDTSGGKSGQPYCLPPPGFFCERNQAPPATPRNGRGHKAYLGQFELFPSKQGLGINQPTCPQNATRLLQDQEWKIAHRIAKDFGHRVGFVLATCERITEELARQPVNALAGWNDIDPDTLEAEFLRCAKDLDKLEAPPVYDDPWLAGAAWRGFNTGYGEGADEVWHRVMMIEFAIAIVESAIMAGLPLIEVAVTRGIRISLIGLRRMPIFLPGAVGGLGAGVFLKTAPRAAVKAVVTGSARALGRNMKLAHMARLPGEFAHHIVAHGAEKAKEALAILQKFGIGVDDAVNGVYLPGHSKSPNPLGKAVHSKVHTDAYYMAVENLLGNAKTKGEAIQALRFIAGQLERGIMP, from the coding sequence ATGCAAACGATATGGCTGTTCTTGCGCGGCTTCATTCTTTGGTGTGCAGCTCGTCGCACGACCCTGGGCTTGTTGATTCTCGGTATCTTTTTGGCAATATCGACGCCCGCGTGTGCGTCGACGTTGCCACGAGAACGGCCCGTCAATACCTGTGATACGAGCGGCGGTAAGTCTGGCCAGCCGTATTGTCTGCCTCCACCGGGGTTCTTTTGCGAACGCAATCAAGCGCCACCTGCAACCCCTCGGAACGGACGTGGGCACAAGGCCTATTTGGGGCAGTTTGAGCTATTCCCCTCGAAACAGGGTTTGGGCATCAATCAACCGACATGCCCGCAGAATGCGACGCGCTTGTTGCAAGACCAGGAATGGAAAATTGCGCACCGCATTGCCAAGGATTTCGGGCACCGCGTCGGATTCGTGTTGGCGACGTGCGAGAGGATCACCGAGGAGCTTGCGCGTCAGCCGGTGAATGCCCTTGCGGGCTGGAATGATATCGATCCCGACACGCTCGAAGCGGAGTTTTTGAGATGCGCCAAGGACCTCGACAAACTCGAGGCGCCTCCGGTGTACGACGATCCGTGGCTTGCGGGAGCGGCGTGGCGCGGATTCAACACGGGTTATGGCGAGGGGGCCGACGAGGTTTGGCATCGCGTGATGATGATCGAGTTTGCTATCGCCATTGTGGAATCGGCGATCATGGCAGGCCTACCGCTCATCGAAGTTGCGGTGACGCGGGGAATTCGGATTTCGTTGATCGGTCTGCGCCGAATGCCCATTTTCCTTCCAGGCGCCGTGGGTGGGCTTGGTGCAGGGGTTTTTCTCAAGACTGCGCCGCGTGCGGCCGTGAAAGCAGTCGTGACGGGTTCCGCGCGGGCGCTCGGGCGCAACATGAAACTGGCGCACATGGCCAGGTTGCCTGGCGAGTTTGCCCATCACATCGTTGCGCACGGTGCCGAGAAGGCGAAGGAGGCGCTTGCGATTCTGCAAAAGTTTGGTATTGGTGTTGACGATGCGGTCAATGGGGTGTATCTGCCCGGTCATTCCAAATCGCCAAACCCGCTCGGAAAGGCGGTGCACTCGAAGGTGCATACGGACGCATATTATATGGCGGTGGAGAACCTGCTAGGGAACGCGAAAACAAAAGGCGAAGCGATTCAGGCACTTCGGTTCATCGCAGGCCAGCTCGAGAGAGGAATCATGCCGTGA
- a CDS encoding AAA family ATPase yields MKIPYGQADFATIRRQGYFYADKTRFLADLESAESGYRYLVFLRPRRFGKSTLVSMMSRYYDIDGANQFDDLFGGLWVHEHPTDERNKYLVLTFDFSAVETTGDIDDIRDSFVETVRSCVRRFLVKYRGQVPDFARLEENLESYGDASGIMNALLTSIGGNHPKLYILIDEYDHFANRLLSEGLENVYGSIVTKTGFVRTFYAALKTGTTFGTVARLFLTGVTPLMLDDMSSGFNVTKNVSMSRRFNELAGFTRMDVERALDEFVAGRPHLAGQLVNRDKLLETLEVNYDGYRFSPDATARIFNSDMVLYFLAELDDKLRLPDDLLDRNVRTAYEHLQRIGVLGGVAARERRELLETILNEPSIQSDIVDRFGVKSLSSPASFISLLYYMGMLTLRDVPRVGVFYDLEIPNRVIRTLQWEHLGHTLKEQENLQIDTRQIEFALGALSIRGDIAPLLQVFHEQVLQHFSIKDTQKLGEKTIKLLLMMFVSLGKVFYALSEKEFSQGYCDLFLAAAKNVPGLNYSWLLELKYVKANAKEAQIDAAFADAAAQVERYSKDPTLLPLLVGDYQLKCGMLVFVGTNKILFRSWPDDVPEKRVEMVGRRGKKAAAKKKTAGAKKDSRARTRKRG; encoded by the coding sequence ATGAAAATCCCCTACGGTCAAGCCGATTTCGCCACGATCCGCCGGCAAGGTTACTTCTACGCCGACAAGACTCGGTTTCTCGCAGACCTCGAAAGTGCGGAGTCCGGCTACCGGTACCTCGTTTTTCTCCGCCCACGGCGGTTTGGCAAGTCCACACTCGTCAGTATGATGTCTCGCTACTACGACATCGACGGGGCAAACCAATTCGACGATCTCTTTGGTGGCCTTTGGGTTCACGAACACCCCACGGACGAACGCAACAAGTACCTGGTGCTCACCTTCGACTTTTCCGCCGTCGAGACGACCGGGGATATCGACGATATTCGGGATAGCTTCGTGGAGACGGTGAGAAGCTGCGTGCGGCGGTTTCTCGTGAAATACCGCGGGCAAGTGCCCGACTTCGCGCGTCTCGAAGAAAATCTCGAAAGCTACGGCGACGCATCGGGCATCATGAATGCGCTCTTGACGTCCATTGGTGGCAACCATCCCAAACTCTACATCCTCATCGACGAATACGATCACTTTGCCAATCGGCTGCTCTCGGAGGGGCTCGAGAATGTTTATGGCTCGATCGTAACCAAGACCGGCTTCGTGCGTACCTTCTATGCAGCGCTGAAAACGGGCACGACGTTCGGTACGGTCGCTCGGCTTTTTTTGACTGGCGTCACGCCGCTCATGCTGGACGACATGTCGAGCGGGTTCAATGTGACGAAGAACGTATCGATGAGCCGTCGTTTCAATGAACTTGCTGGTTTTACTCGAATGGACGTCGAACGCGCACTGGACGAATTCGTCGCGGGGCGTCCGCACCTTGCGGGTCAGCTCGTCAATCGTGACAAACTTCTTGAAACGCTCGAGGTGAATTACGACGGCTACCGGTTTTCTCCCGACGCGACAGCGCGAATCTTCAATTCGGACATGGTGCTCTATTTCTTGGCCGAGCTGGACGACAAACTGCGCTTACCGGATGACCTGCTCGATCGGAACGTGCGTACGGCATACGAGCACCTGCAGCGAATTGGTGTCTTGGGAGGTGTTGCGGCGCGGGAGCGGCGCGAGCTACTCGAAACGATCCTGAACGAGCCGTCGATTCAGAGCGACATCGTGGATCGATTCGGCGTGAAGAGTTTGTCGTCACCGGCATCGTTCATTTCGCTCCTCTATTACATGGGAATGTTGACGCTTCGCGACGTACCTCGGGTTGGTGTGTTCTACGATCTGGAGATACCGAACCGGGTGATCCGAACACTGCAATGGGAGCACCTTGGTCATACACTGAAAGAACAGGAAAATCTACAGATCGATACGCGTCAAATCGAATTTGCGCTCGGTGCCCTTTCGATCCGAGGGGACATTGCGCCGCTCTTGCAGGTATTTCACGAACAGGTCCTTCAGCACTTCAGCATCAAGGACACGCAAAAGCTCGGAGAAAAGACGATCAAGCTGTTGCTGATGATGTTCGTGTCGCTGGGGAAAGTGTTTTATGCGTTGAGTGAAAAGGAGTTTTCGCAAGGGTATTGTGATTTGTTCCTCGCGGCGGCGAAGAACGTCCCCGGTTTGAATTATTCGTGGCTGCTCGAATTGAAATATGTCAAGGCGAATGCGAAAGAAGCGCAAATCGATGCGGCATTCGCCGACGCCGCGGCGCAGGTCGAGCGGTATTCGAAAGACCCGACGCTCCTGCCGCTGCTCGTGGGGGATTATCAATTGAAATGCGGCATGCTCGTGTTCGTCGGGACGAACAAGATCCTGTTTCGCTCATGGCCCGACGATGTACCGGAAAAACGGGTCGAGATGGTTGGAAGACGGGGAAAAAAAGCGGCTGCGAAGAAGAAGACCGCGGGGGCGAAGAAGGACTCGCGCGCACGCACACGGAAGCGGGGGTGA